In Bacteroidota bacterium, a genomic segment contains:
- a CDS encoding YeeE/YedE family protein, with protein sequence MTFIELIKQPWPWWIAGVLIGLTVPVLLIIGNKKFGISSSLRHLCAICLPANISFFKYDWKKEMWNLFFVTGVLVGGFIAGHFLSNPNDIVVAEDTKVALANFGITDYRYMLPIEVFLVENIFTVKGLFFFVIGGFLVGFGTRYAGGCTSGHAIMGLSNLQWPSLVATCCFMVGGFFAANILLPLIFKIF encoded by the coding sequence ATGACATTTATAGAATTAATCAAGCAACCGTGGCCATGGTGGATTGCCGGAGTTTTAATAGGTTTAACGGTGCCAGTATTACTCATCATCGGTAATAAGAAGTTTGGTATATCATCCTCACTTCGTCACTTATGTGCTATATGTTTACCTGCAAACATTTCATTTTTTAAATACGACTGGAAAAAGGAAATGTGGAACCTGTTTTTTGTTACCGGAGTTTTGGTGGGAGGCTTTATAGCAGGGCATTTCTTATCAAACCCTAATGATATAGTGGTGGCAGAGGATACCAAGGTGGCCTTAGCTAATTTTGGAATTACCGATTACAGGTATATGTTGCCTATTGAAGTGTTCTTAGTTGAAAATATTTTTACAGTTAAAGGTTTGTTCTTTTTTGTAATTGGTGGTTTCCTTGTCGGTTTTGGCACACGCTATGCCGGTGGCTGCACCAGCGGTCATGCCATAATGGGGCTTTCCAATTTGCAATGGCCTTCATTGGTTGCAACCTGTTGCTTCATGGTTGGAGGTTTTTTTGCAGCCAATATTTTATTACCCCTCATTTTTAAAATATTTTAA
- a CDS encoding methyltransferase domain-containing protein: protein MEQNNQCCIVECEMPLDSNYWNNQYMNNSTGWDLGTVSLPLKNYIDSISARNLAVLIPGCGNSYEAAYMLAMGFTNITVIDIAPEPVNKLRNQLGDNENIKIALGDFFEHEGQYDLILEQTFFCALPPALRQRYVSKMHQLLKPQGILAGVLFNINFENAGPPFGGSQMEYEHLLKSAFRTIEMTPCTQSVESRQGKELWFQLQKDNNNDTTILQIEGLTCGSCARSVEQQVMQIPQIHNVSISTNLKDTLIVSSGNLNISTVSETINQNPEYKLLHP, encoded by the coding sequence ATGGAGCAAAACAATCAATGTTGCATAGTGGAGTGCGAAATGCCGCTCGATTCAAACTATTGGAACAACCAATACATGAATAATTCTACCGGCTGGGATTTGGGTACAGTTTCATTACCTTTAAAAAATTATATCGATAGCATATCAGCGCGCAACCTGGCGGTACTTATTCCAGGATGCGGTAATAGCTACGAAGCTGCATATATGTTAGCGATGGGATTTACAAATATCACTGTAATTGATATAGCTCCTGAGCCGGTTAATAAATTGCGAAATCAATTGGGTGATAACGAAAATATTAAAATCGCCTTAGGCGATTTTTTCGAACATGAAGGTCAATACGATTTAATACTTGAACAAACTTTTTTTTGTGCGTTACCACCGGCATTGCGTCAGCGGTATGTATCAAAAATGCATCAGCTACTTAAGCCGCAGGGTATATTAGCAGGTGTATTATTTAACATCAACTTTGAAAATGCAGGGCCACCATTTGGCGGCAGCCAAATGGAATACGAACACTTGTTGAAATCTGCCTTTAGGACTATAGAAATGACACCTTGCACCCAATCGGTAGAAAGCCGTCAAGGCAAAGAACTTTGGTTCCAGTTGCAAAAGGATAATAATAATGACACAACTATCTTGCAAATTGAGGGTCTCACCTGTGGCAGTTGTGCCCGCTCAGTCGAGCAGCAAGTAATGCAGATACCGCAAATACACAATGTTTCCATTAGCACTAATTTAAAAGATACGCTAATTGTGTCATCAGGCAATCTCAACATTTCGACTGTTAGCGAAACCATAAACCAAAACCCTGAATACAAGTTACTGCATCCTTGA
- a CDS encoding D-sedoheptulose 7-phosphate isomerase, whose product MSDKIRNIIQASVDTKLKWMNDAALIHTIEQVVTEITNCFKADGKLLLCGNGGSAADAQHLAAEFTGRFYTDREPLFAEALHVNTSYLTAVANDYSYDEVYARLVKAKGRKGDILIALSTSGNSANIIKALQVAKERGLIIVGLTGATGGKMKDLCNYLINIPSNDTPRIQESHITAGHIICQLVEENMFNS is encoded by the coding sequence ATGAGTGATAAAATAAGAAACATTATACAGGCATCAGTAGATACCAAGTTAAAATGGATGAATGATGCTGCGCTGATACATACCATAGAGCAAGTGGTTACGGAAATTACAAACTGTTTTAAGGCAGATGGGAAACTTTTGTTGTGTGGCAATGGCGGTAGTGCTGCCGATGCACAACACCTTGCCGCTGAGTTCACCGGCAGGTTTTATACCGACCGCGAGCCATTATTTGCTGAGGCTTTACATGTAAACACCTCGTACCTGACGGCTGTTGCAAACGATTACTCATACGATGAAGTGTATGCACGCCTTGTGAAGGCCAAAGGCCGCAAGGGTGATATTTTAATTGCCCTTTCCACCTCAGGCAATTCAGCTAATATTATCAAAGCCCTCCAAGTAGCTAAGGAGCGTGGATTAATTATAGTAGGTCTTACTGGAGCCACCGGAGGAAAAATGAAGGACTTGTGCAATTACTTAATAAACATACCGAGTAACGACACCCCGCGTATTCAGGAAAGTCACATTACCGCAGGCCACATTATTTGCCAGCTGGTAGAAGAAAACATGTTTAATTCCTGA
- the wcaF gene encoding colanic acid biosynthesis acetyltransferase WcaF, with protein MTVTRLDRYNNDWYKPGRNRAVLFCWYFINVLFFINPLNPSSSLKIFLLKMFGARIGTGVRIKPAVNIKYPWKLTLGDYVWVGEHVWIDNLEVISIGNHACLSQGAMLLTGNHDYKKEDFGLITESITIEQGVWIGAHAIVCPGVTCKSHSVLAVNSVATHHLDANTIYQGNPAVAIRKREIKPVS; from the coding sequence GTGACCGTAACACGTCTGGATAGGTATAATAATGACTGGTATAAACCGGGCCGTAATCGCGCAGTCTTGTTTTGCTGGTACTTTATCAATGTGCTATTCTTCATCAATCCGCTCAATCCCAGTTCATCGCTTAAGATTTTTCTTCTTAAAATGTTTGGAGCTCGAATTGGAACAGGTGTCCGCATTAAACCTGCGGTAAATATTAAATACCCATGGAAACTAACCCTTGGTGATTATGTTTGGGTTGGTGAGCATGTATGGATAGATAACCTTGAGGTTATTAGCATTGGCAATCATGCATGCCTGTCGCAAGGTGCTATGTTATTGACCGGTAATCATGATTATAAAAAAGAAGATTTCGGATTGATAACCGAAAGTATTACTATTGAGCAAGGAGTTTGGATTGGAGCACATGCTATTGTTTGCCCGGGTGTAACATGTAAGTCGCATTCGGTGCTGGCAGTAAACTCCGTAGCTACTCATCATTTAGATGCAAATACCATATATCAGGGCAACCCGGCAGTGGCCATCCGTAAGCGTGAAATAAAACCTGTTTCATAA
- a CDS encoding glycosyltransferase, with protein sequence MSSKPTILIFCDWYKPAFKAGGPVQSIANIVAHLHPYFDFKIITGDRDLHDDRPYTSVALNTWCKVDHAEVYYIDQKSISYKKIAAMLKETKHDVVYLNSVFSVPFTLYVLMAVKTSGDKAKVILAPRGMLAKEALQIKATKKMLFLSLAKGIGIYRNVCWHASTPLEKEEIQAIFGPRAEVKVAINLGSKRDIIEIKRIKSSGHATYAFLSRIAIKKNLQYAIEVLSKSTRGNIVFDIYGVTDEHEYRTQCEERIKQLTSSSIAIRFKGEVAHHNISEVLSNYHFTILPTRNENYGHSIVESWACGCPVLISTETPWRNLEEQNIGWDIALNEKSKWISVIEKSVDMNQDEYDRMSAASYNFARLILQNQQSIDSNINLFK encoded by the coding sequence ATGAGTAGCAAACCAACCATTTTGATTTTTTGCGATTGGTATAAGCCGGCTTTCAAAGCGGGTGGTCCGGTGCAATCTATTGCAAATATTGTTGCTCATCTTCATCCTTACTTTGATTTCAAAATTATTACCGGTGATCGCGACTTACACGATGACAGGCCTTATACATCAGTAGCTCTTAATACCTGGTGTAAGGTTGACCATGCCGAAGTTTATTATATAGACCAAAAAAGTATTTCCTATAAAAAAATTGCTGCCATGCTCAAAGAAACTAAGCATGATGTAGTATATCTAAACAGTGTTTTTTCTGTACCCTTTACCCTATATGTTTTAATGGCTGTAAAAACTTCGGGTGATAAAGCTAAAGTTATACTTGCGCCACGAGGCATGCTTGCAAAAGAGGCTTTGCAAATTAAAGCGACAAAAAAAATGCTCTTTTTATCATTGGCAAAAGGAATCGGAATTTACAGAAATGTATGCTGGCATGCCTCTACCCCACTTGAAAAAGAAGAAATACAAGCCATATTTGGACCTCGTGCCGAAGTTAAAGTTGCTATCAACCTTGGCAGCAAACGCGACATCATCGAAATCAAAAGAATTAAAAGTAGCGGGCATGCAACCTATGCTTTTCTTTCGCGCATTGCCATCAAGAAAAACTTACAATATGCCATAGAAGTGCTTTCTAAAAGCACACGTGGAAATATCGTATTCGATATTTATGGAGTAACGGACGAGCACGAATACAGAACACAATGCGAGGAACGTATTAAACAACTTACATCGTCTTCTATCGCCATACGTTTTAAAGGCGAAGTTGCGCACCATAACATCAGTGAAGTATTAAGCAACTATCATTTTACCATATTGCCAACCCGAAATGAAAACTACGGGCATTCCATTGTTGAAAGTTGGGCCTGTGGATGCCCGGTGCTCATTAGCACCGAAACACCATGGCGTAATTTGGAGGAACAAAACATTGGTTGGGACATTGCATTAAATGAAAAATCGAAATGGATTTCGGTAATTGAAAAAAGTGTTGATATGAATCAGGATGAATATGATAGAATGTCGGCAGCCAGCTATAACTTTGCAAGGCTGATTCTTCAAAATCAGCAATCGATAGATTCGAATATAAATTTATTTAAATAG
- a CDS encoding DEAD/DEAH box helicase yields the protein MHFNSLGIIEPILKAIEKEGYTTPTPIQKQAIPIVLQGTDLLGCAQTGTGKTAAFAIPILQLLSAVQTNDKKLKIRSLIVTPTRELAIQINESFKAYGRHTRLRSTVVFGGVAQGPQTNALLHGVDILIATPGRLLDLMNQGYISLRDIEIFVLDEADRMLDMGFIHDVRKLIAVLPTKRQSLFFSATMPPEIVKLASSILHHPKKVEVTPESTTAETVQQYIYFVDKGNKNSLLIDVLKDTKIKTALVFTRTKHGADKVVKVLEKYHIKAEAIHGNKAQNARQRALSNFKAQTTRVLVATDIAARGIDVDDLQYVINYEMPNVAETYVHRIGRTGRAGASGTAFSFCDAEEKAYLRDIERLITKRIPVIADHAYPLIDNYPVPTAQKQQQRRPQQGARPQQGSSKPQGAKKQAAKPQRNWQRNKRRNTSA from the coding sequence ATGCATTTTAATTCATTAGGTATTATCGAACCTATTCTAAAAGCGATAGAGAAGGAAGGCTATACTACGCCTACACCCATACAAAAACAAGCAATACCAATAGTACTACAAGGGACAGATTTGCTGGGATGTGCACAAACAGGCACCGGAAAAACGGCTGCTTTTGCAATACCAATTTTACAATTGTTGAGCGCAGTTCAAACCAACGACAAGAAACTAAAAATTCGCAGTCTTATTGTAACACCAACACGCGAACTTGCCATACAAATAAACGAAAGTTTTAAAGCCTATGGCCGGCATACAAGATTGCGCAGCACTGTTGTGTTTGGCGGTGTGGCACAGGGACCACAAACTAATGCTTTGCTGCATGGTGTAGATATACTTATAGCCACTCCCGGTCGGTTGCTCGACCTTATGAATCAAGGATATATCTCCCTGCGCGATATTGAAATATTTGTGCTTGACGAAGCCGATCGCATGCTCGATATGGGCTTTATTCATGATGTGCGAAAATTAATTGCTGTGCTACCAACAAAGCGCCAATCGTTATTTTTCTCTGCAACAATGCCTCCTGAGATTGTAAAACTTGCGTCAAGCATTTTACACCATCCAAAAAAGGTTGAAGTTACACCCGAATCAACCACTGCCGAAACGGTGCAGCAATACATTTACTTTGTTGATAAAGGCAATAAAAATTCGTTATTGATTGATGTGCTTAAGGACACAAAAATAAAAACCGCATTAGTATTTACTCGAACAAAGCATGGTGCCGATAAAGTCGTAAAAGTTCTGGAGAAGTATCACATAAAGGCCGAGGCCATACATGGTAATAAAGCGCAAAACGCTCGGCAACGTGCTTTATCAAATTTCAAAGCACAAACCACTCGTGTATTAGTTGCAACAGATATTGCCGCACGCGGTATTGATGTTGACGATTTGCAATATGTGATAAATTACGAAATGCCAAACGTTGCCGAAACGTATGTTCACCGTATAGGTCGAACAGGTCGCGCGGGTGCTTCGGGCACAGCTTTTTCGTTTTGCGATGCAGAAGAAAAAGCATACCTCCGCGATATTGAAAGATTGATAACAAAACGTATTCCTGTGATTGCTGATCATGCGTATCCATTGATTGATAATTATCCGGTGCCTACTGCACAAAAGCAACAACAGCGTAGGCCTCAGCAAGGCGCAAGACCACAACAAGGTAGCTCCAAGCCACAAGGGGCCAAAAAGCAAGCAGCTAAACCACAAAGAAACTGGCAACGCAATAAAAGGCGGAATACAAGTGCATAG
- a CDS encoding dehydrogenase produces the protein MIIRSKAPLRLGLAGGGTDVSPYSEMYGGAILNATISRYAFCTIIPTDDGIITINARDQQQEINYPSSLTLPFDGKLDLIKGVYNRIVKDFGSKALSFRMDTFVDAPPGSGLGSSSTLVVAIIGAFAEWLRIPLGEYDIAQLAYSIEREDLGYAGGKQDQYAATFGGVNFMEFHENGKVIVNPLRIKDMVMHELQHNLILFNTETSRLSSTIIEEQAKNVKEKNEKSIEAMHQLKQQAIQMKEALLTAKVDSIGEVLHFGWQQKKRMAANISNTLIDAIYEKAIAAGATGGKISGAGGGGFMTFYAPANKKYDVVNLLSSVGGTVINYNFVSEGLVTWTTN, from the coding sequence ATGATTATAAGAAGTAAGGCGCCTTTGCGATTGGGTTTGGCGGGCGGTGGTACCGATGTTAGTCCTTACTCGGAAATGTATGGCGGGGCCATACTTAATGCCACCATAAGTCGATATGCTTTTTGTACCATCATCCCTACGGATGATGGCATCATTACAATAAATGCCCGCGATCAGCAACAGGAAATAAATTACCCAAGCAGCCTAACCTTGCCATTTGATGGAAAGCTGGATTTGATAAAAGGGGTATACAACCGGATAGTTAAAGACTTTGGCAGTAAGGCCCTATCCTTTCGCATGGATACCTTTGTTGATGCTCCTCCGGGCTCAGGCCTAGGATCATCTTCAACCTTGGTAGTGGCCATAATTGGCGCATTTGCCGAGTGGCTGCGCATTCCGCTTGGCGAATACGACATTGCTCAACTTGCTTATTCCATAGAACGCGAAGACCTTGGGTATGCAGGAGGAAAGCAGGATCAGTATGCTGCTACTTTTGGCGGTGTAAATTTTATGGAGTTTCACGAAAACGGAAAAGTCATTGTTAATCCATTGCGCATAAAGGATATGGTCATGCATGAGTTACAACATAACCTGATACTTTTTAATACCGAAACTTCAAGACTATCATCAACCATCATCGAAGAGCAGGCAAAAAATGTGAAAGAGAAAAATGAGAAATCCATTGAAGCCATGCATCAGCTTAAGCAACAGGCAATTCAAATGAAAGAAGCCTTGCTTACCGCTAAAGTAGATAGTATAGGGGAGGTGCTGCACTTTGGCTGGCAACAAAAAAAACGTATGGCTGCCAATATCAGCAATACGCTAATTGATGCTATTTACGAAAAAGCTATAGCAGCAGGCGCTACCGGAGGAAAAATATCAGGGGCCGGAGGAGGTGGTTTTATGACCTTTTACGCACCTGCCAACAAAAAGTATGATGTGGTTAATCTGCTTTCATCAGTTGGCGGCACTGTAATTAACTATAACTTTGTAAGCGAGGGTTTAGTAACATGGACAACTAATTAA
- a CDS encoding 6-carboxytetrahydropterin synthase, which produces MKAQISCKSFFDCELLMRNQDWTDKKNSAVFGEVSIAPTRHTFLVTANVSGEVDEQTGYVVDTKLLQSLISKEVLSRFHNKFLNKETLEFSNKIPTCENLAYVIYNLLRGKIHNRYHLKISVNEHHNFEATYEGD; this is translated from the coding sequence ATGAAAGCTCAAATTAGTTGCAAATCATTCTTCGATTGTGAACTACTAATGCGCAATCAAGATTGGACTGATAAGAAAAACAGCGCAGTCTTTGGAGAGGTAAGTATTGCGCCTACCAGACACACATTTTTGGTTACCGCTAATGTGAGTGGTGAGGTGGATGAGCAAACAGGTTATGTAGTTGATACAAAATTGTTGCAATCGCTAATAAGTAAAGAAGTGCTCAGCCGTTTTCACAATAAATTTCTAAACAAGGAAACGTTAGAGTTTTCGAATAAAATTCCAACTTGTGAAAATCTTGCATATGTAATCTATAATCTCTTGCGTGGAAAAATACACAATCGATATCATTTGAAAATAAGTGTAAACGAACACCATAATTTTGAAGCAACCTACGAGGGTGATTAA
- a CDS encoding nucleotidyltransferase family protein, protein MKEAIIIAGGLGTRLQHLLPGIPKPMAPVCGKPFLYYLLSKLNKQGFTDVVLSVGHLHEHITDYFGNDFGNMRLHYSIEHTPLGTGGAIKLALQKIEDVAVVLNGDTLFDIDLQQFYSLFLKHECDLAIALKPMHDFERYGTVETNLHGRITRFVEKKYLKEGVINGGIYCLRNNFFDIVKMPQAFSFEKEILENMAANLWIQGIEFQDYFIDIGIPEDYNKAQHEFAKIDN, encoded by the coding sequence ATTAAAGAAGCTATCATCATTGCCGGTGGACTTGGAACACGACTACAGCACCTACTTCCCGGTATACCTAAACCTATGGCACCTGTGTGTGGCAAACCATTTTTATATTATTTGCTTAGTAAGTTGAATAAGCAAGGCTTTACAGATGTTGTGCTTTCAGTTGGGCATTTGCATGAGCATATTACAGATTATTTCGGAAATGATTTTGGAAACATGCGTTTGCATTATTCCATTGAGCATACCCCTTTGGGTACAGGAGGCGCTATAAAGCTGGCCCTGCAAAAAATAGAGGATGTTGCTGTTGTATTAAATGGCGATACATTGTTCGATATCGACTTGCAGCAGTTTTATAGTCTTTTTTTGAAGCATGAATGCGATCTGGCCATTGCCCTTAAGCCCATGCATGACTTTGAACGGTATGGAACCGTTGAAACCAATTTGCATGGAAGAATTACCCGCTTTGTCGAAAAAAAGTATTTGAAAGAAGGAGTTATTAATGGTGGAATCTATTGCCTTAGAAATAATTTTTTTGATATCGTGAAAATGCCTCAGGCATTTTCGTTTGAAAAGGAAATTCTTGAAAATATGGCAGCTAACCTATGGATTCAAGGTATTGAATTTCAAGATTATTTTATTGATATTGGTATTCCCGAAGATTATAATAAAGCACAGCATGAGTTTGCAAAAATTGATAATTGA
- a CDS encoding YeeE/YedE family protein, protein MKTQIESKQSIENRHTDAVCVNDSKIQHPLWHNIKYFVVGIAFGIVFIKAEIVSWFRIQEMFRLDSFFMYGVIGTAVIVGMISVFIIKKFRIKTLSGEVITFEDKQFNKGNVIGGLIFGIGWAITGACPGPLFAQIGSGFVAVIVTFLSAMAGTWVYGYFRDKLPH, encoded by the coding sequence ATGAAAACACAAATAGAAAGCAAACAAAGTATTGAAAACCGACATACCGATGCGGTATGCGTTAACGATTCGAAAATACAACATCCCTTATGGCATAATATCAAGTACTTTGTAGTAGGTATTGCATTTGGAATCGTATTCATTAAAGCAGAAATAGTTAGTTGGTTTCGTATTCAGGAAATGTTTCGTTTAGATTCTTTTTTTATGTACGGTGTAATTGGTACAGCGGTTATAGTGGGGATGATTTCAGTATTTATAATTAAGAAGTTTCGCATTAAAACATTAAGCGGAGAAGTCATTACTTTTGAAGATAAGCAATTCAATAAAGGCAATGTGATTGGTGGTTTAATATTTGGGATAGGGTGGGCCATTACAGGCGCATGTCCCGGACCTTTGTTCGCGCAAATTGGAAGTGGTTTTGTCGCAGTTATTGTAACATTCTTAAGTGCAATGGCCGGCACATGGGTTTACGGTTATTTCAGAGATAAACTGCCGCATTAA
- a CDS encoding aminotransferase class IV, protein MYVYHNGKLLKSTELRITPYNRALLYGDALLESMRWHRGRLLFIKAHIARLNQGIKALQLTQPEWLERSKKDGLSPEDFLNQIALQLVTTNKISEDARIRLQLYRADGGLYQPQQDEAELLIESSALPADQYLLNTDGLIISIYRDATKVYSIYSPYKCGNMLLYVLAANHARLNRFDDILITNPSGKLLEGSSSNLFIRKGNRVFHPPVSDGCTDGIMRSIIPKLCKKIGYESIEKSISEKFLFTADEVFLTNAVRGIRWVKKIGKCTYQCEVAPRLINELNAITTT, encoded by the coding sequence ATGTATGTTTACCATAATGGAAAGCTCCTAAAATCGACAGAACTAAGAATTACTCCATACAACAGAGCACTGCTTTATGGCGATGCGCTGCTTGAAAGCATGCGTTGGCACAGGGGCCGCTTATTATTTATAAAAGCACATATCGCACGGCTTAACCAAGGTATAAAGGCATTGCAATTGACCCAACCTGAATGGCTAGAACGCAGTAAAAAAGACGGTCTTAGCCCGGAGGACTTTTTAAATCAAATTGCGTTACAATTAGTAACGACAAATAAAATAAGTGAGGATGCACGTATTCGTTTGCAGTTATACCGGGCCGATGGTGGCCTTTATCAGCCGCAGCAGGATGAAGCCGAATTGCTTATAGAATCAAGTGCATTACCTGCTGACCAATACCTGCTCAATACAGACGGATTAATCATTAGTATTTATAGGGATGCAACCAAGGTGTATTCTATTTATTCTCCATATAAATGCGGGAATATGCTGCTTTATGTGCTTGCAGCAAATCATGCCCGGTTAAATAGGTTTGATGATATTTTAATAACCAACCCCTCCGGAAAATTACTTGAAGGAAGCTCCTCAAATTTATTTATTCGCAAAGGAAATCGAGTTTTTCATCCACCAGTAAGTGACGGTTGCACCGATGGAATAATGCGAAGCATCATTCCTAAACTTTGTAAAAAGATAGGTTACGAAAGCATTGAAAAAAGCATTTCTGAAAAATTCCTGTTTACAGCAGATGAGGTTTTTTTGACCAATGCAGTGCGTGGTATCAGGTGGGTGAAAAAAATTGGGAAATGCACTTACCAATGCGAGGTAGCACCTCGACTTATAAATGAGCTAAATGCGATTACTACCACTTAG
- a CDS encoding glycosyltransferase: MSQPLKISIITIAFNSAETIEDTINSVISQDYPHIEYIVVDGKSTDGTVAIINKYTNSITKFISEKDKGLYDALNKGIKLSTGDIVGILHSDDLFFDNQVISKVEKAFSENNIDSLYANLIFVDRFNISNTKRVWRAGVYHKGAFRRGWMPPHPTFFVKTKLFQKLGFYRTDLRFSADYELMLRFIHKNNVSTYYLNEFIVKMRLGGISNTDILSKLKAHKEDKIAWQVNNMKSSTWWLWMKPLGKISQFFKRQ, translated from the coding sequence TTGAGTCAACCTCTTAAAATATCGATCATAACCATTGCATTTAATAGCGCAGAAACTATTGAAGATACAATCAATTCGGTAATCTCACAGGACTACCCTCATATAGAGTACATTGTTGTTGATGGTAAATCTACCGATGGTACCGTAGCTATCATAAATAAATACACCAACAGCATTACTAAGTTTATTTCTGAAAAAGACAAAGGGCTGTATGATGCACTTAATAAGGGAATAAAGCTAAGCACGGGCGATATAGTTGGCATTCTTCACAGTGATGATTTATTTTTTGACAATCAGGTTATCAGTAAAGTAGAAAAAGCATTTTCTGAAAATAACATTGACAGTTTATATGCCAACCTTATATTCGTTGACCGCTTTAATATATCGAATACAAAAAGAGTTTGGCGTGCTGGGGTTTATCATAAAGGCGCTTTCCGCAGAGGATGGATGCCACCTCATCCTACCTTTTTTGTAAAAACTAAACTTTTTCAGAAACTGGGATTTTATCGTACTGATTTACGATTTAGTGCCGACTATGAACTTATGCTGCGATTTATTCATAAAAACAATGTAAGCACCTATTACCTCAACGAGTTTATAGTAAAAATGCGCCTTGGTGGAATAAGCAACACAGACATTTTGAGCAAACTAAAAGCACATAAAGAAGACAAAATAGCCTGGCAAGTAAATAACATGAAATCGAGCACATGGTGGCTGTGGATGAAACCTCTGGGCAAGATATCTCAATTTTTTAAGAGACAATAG